The following are from one region of the Nicotiana tomentosiformis chromosome 7, ASM39032v3, whole genome shotgun sequence genome:
- the LOC104094780 gene encoding protein CANDIDATE G-PROTEIN COUPLED RECEPTOR 7-like: MTKLPILLLLLLCLSSFTAGEIKKLKIRSDNRPMILFERFGFTHTGQTSISVSSVSVISTVTSPDAWRLGFFLLSEESLIQVLIELQQNPNFCVLDSNYIQRLFTFRDLSPPPNSSFDLAYPVTSPNEYSLFFANCAPESKVSMDVRTELYNLDGRVKDYLSAGLTQLPTLYFLFSLAYFGFLGVWVLVCLKNKKSVHRIHGLMALLVVMKALNLLFAAEDKHYVKVTGTAHGWDVLFYIFQSMRVVLLFTVIVLIGTGWSFLKPFLQEREKKVLMIVIPLQVLANVASVVIGETGPFIKDWVTWNQVFLIVDIICCCAIIFPIVWSIRSLRETSKTDGKAARNLAKLTLFRQFYIVVIGYLYFTRIVVFALRTISAYKYQWVAYSAEEIVSLAFYMVMFYMFRPVEKNEYFVLDDEEEEAAALALRDEEFEL; the protein is encoded by the exons ATGACGAAACTACccatcctcctcctccttctaCTCTGCCTCTCCTCATTCACCGCCGGCGAAATAAAAAAACTCAAAATCCGATCTGATAACCGGCCCATGATCCTCTTCGAACGGTTCGGGTTCACACACACGGGTCAAACATCAATCTCCGTCTCCTCCGTCTCTGTCATCTCCACCGTAACATCGCCTGACGCTTGGCGTCTCGGATTCTTCCTCTTATCCGAAGAATCCCTAATTCAAGTCCTAATTGAGCTTCAACAAAACCCTAATTTCTGTGTCCTTGATTCAAATTACATTCAACGTCTTTTCACTTTTCGTGATCTTTCTCCTCCGCCTAATTCGTCGTTCGATCTAGCTTACCCTGTAACTTCACCTAATGAATACTCTCTGTTTTTTGCTAATTGTGCACCTGAATCGAAGGTGTCTATGGATGTACGTACTGAGCTTTATAATCTCGATGGCCGTGTTAAAGATTATCTCTCTGCAG GTCTTACTCAGTTGCCCACGTTGTACTTTTTGTTTTCCTTGGCTTATTTTGGCTTTCTGGGCGTCTgggtgttggtatgtttgaagaATAAGAAATCTGTGCATAGGATTCATGGGCTTATGGCACTTTTGGTTGTAATGAAGGCGTTGAATTTGCTTTTTGCTGCTGAGGATAAGCATTATGTTAAAGTTACTGGGACTGCACATGGATGGGATGTGTTGTTCTACATTTTCCAGTCCATGCGTGTGGTTTTGCTTTTCACTGTTATTGTTTTGATCGGTACTGGGTGGTCGTTCTTGAAACCATTTTTGCAAGAGAGGGAGAAGAAGGTGCTGATGATTGTGATTCCGCTTCAGGTTTTGGCTAATGTGGCTTCGGTTGTGATTGGAGAAACAGGTCCTTTCATTAAGGATTGGGTGACTTGGAATCAGGTCTTTTTGATTGTTGATATTATCTGCTGCTGTGCTATTATTTTCCCCATTGTGTGGTCAATTAGGTCGTTGAGGGAGACTTCCAAGACCGATGGGAAGGCAGCAAGGAACTTGGCAAAGTTAACTCTTTTCAGGCAGTTTTATATTGTGGTGATTGGATACTTGTACTTCACAAGGATCGTGGTTTTTGCCTTGAGGACAATTTCAGCTTATAAGTATCAATGGGTGGCATATTCTGCGGAAGAAATAGTTAGCTTAGCTTTTTACATGGTGATGTTTTACATGTTTAGGCcagtggagaagaatgaatacTTTGTTCTTGATGATGAGGAAGAAGAGGCTGCAGCATTGGCCCTTCGGGATGAGGAGTTTGAGCTGTGA